CGCCAGCGCCGTCCGGACGCCCGGCGTCGACAGCCCGCGGCGGGCGACGAGGTACAGGGCGAGGCCCATCAGCGTGAACAGGAGCGTCCAGACGACGCCGAACGCCCAGCCCGGCGGGTAGATGGCGGGCTTCTCGAGAGCGGCGAACCAGGCGGTGTCGGGGCCGGCGAGCAGCGCCGGCGCGGCGCCGACGGCGTTGACCGCGAGGACCGACAGCAGCGCCCACAGCGCGTCGCGGCCGTCGAAGCCACCGCGATCGACCGCGTGTTCCATGGTCGCACTACGCACCGTATCGGGAAAAACGGTCGGCCGGCGGGTGCCGCCTCGCGTCGACGGTCGACCGCCGCCGCCGCTGCCGACGTTCGACGCCCCTACTCCGCGTAGACGGCCGGCCCCTCGACGTCCTCGTCCTCGGCCTCGCGCCAGGAGTGGCTGGGCTCCCAGTCGAGCAGGTCCTGCGCCTTCGCGCTGGACATGGCCGACTCGTCGCCGGTCAGGTCGCAGTCATCGGGCAACTCGCCGAAGAACTCCTCGACGAGGTCGGCGGTCGGGCGGCCGACGTAGTTGTCCGCCGCAGCGATCAGGAACGGCTCGTGGCCGTCGAGGTCGGCGTCCATCGCGGCGACGACGCTGTCGACGATGTCCCGGACGTCGACGTAGCTCCAGAAGTTGCCGTCGCCGGCCTCCATGGGTTCGTTGTCGAGGCACAGGTACTCGCCGGGGTACTGGATCCACGAGGGACGGATGGAGGCCACGTCGATCCCGTCGCGGCGGACGACCATCTCGGCGACGTCCTCGCCGACCACCTTGGAGGTCCCGTAGGGGTCCTCGGGGCGGAACGGATGGTCCTCGTCGACGGGGAGGTAGTCGGGCAGCGGCGTCTCCGCGGCGAACGGGAAGCCGTAGGCGCTCTCGGAGGAGGCCCAGACGACGTCGGCACCGACGCGTCCCGCGGCGTCGAGGACGTTGTACGCGCCCATGACGTTGTTCTCGAAGACGTGGCCGCCGGCGTGGCTGGTCGGGTCCGGAATGGCGCCCCAGTGGACGACGTCGTCGGGCTCGAACTCCAGACAGAGGTCGTAGACGTCGCCGCGGTCGGTCAGGTCGGCCTGGCGGGCGACGACGTCGCCGTGGTCGCTGCGGCCGCGACGCTGGTCGACGGCGACGACCTCGCGGCCCTCACGAGCGAGTCGGTCCACGATCCACCGTCC
This genomic interval from Halomicrobium urmianum contains the following:
- a CDS encoding TspO/MBR family protein, whose amino-acid sequence is MEHAVDRGGFDGRDALWALLSVLAVNAVGAAPALLAGPDTAWFAALEKPAIYPPGWAFGVVWTLLFTLMGLALYLVARRGLSTPGVRTALALFVVQMAVNVTWTPTFFAAQDLLAGLAVIVVLDVLVAATILAFDRVDRRAALLLVPYLAWVLFATLLNYRFFALNG
- a CDS encoding NAD-dependent epimerase/dehydratase family protein codes for the protein MTVLVTGAFGGSGRWIVDRLAREGREVVAVDQRRGRSDHGDVVARQADLTDRGDVYDLCLEFEPDDVVHWGAIPDPTSHAGGHVFENNVMGAYNVLDAAGRVGADVVWASSESAYGFPFAAETPLPDYLPVDEDHPFRPEDPYGTSKVVGEDVAEMVVRRDGIDVASIRPSWIQYPGEYLCLDNEPMEAGDGNFWSYVDVRDIVDSVVAAMDADLDGHEPFLIAAADNYVGRPTADLVEEFFGELPDDCDLTGDESAMSSAKAQDLLDWEPSHSWREAEDEDVEGPAVYAE